TTATAAACCGCTTAAAACACCAGCCCTAAAGCGCATGATTAAGCGACTAATCTAATCAGAGTTAAGCACTCGCTTCATCGTCGAGATGTACATCCGTCGCCAGCTGATTAAATAGGATCCCAGCTTGGGTGCGGTTATACACATTGAGCTTTTTCAAAATAGCTGAAACATGCTGTTTGATGGTGGTCTCTTGAATCGACATTGCATACGCAATCTGCTTGTTCAAAAGGCCATCGGCAATCATCGTTAATACTCGATATTGCTGGGGAGTTAGCTTTTCTAAATTACGCGCAAATTGCGCTTGTTCGCTGTCATTTTCAGGCGCGAAATCCACGATTTCGGGTAACCAAGTTTCTCCTTCAATAACGAGCTTGATGGCATCACTGATCACCTCTAGTGAGGAAGACTTGGGAATATAAGCGCTTGCCCCGAGGGCAATGCATTGGCTAATAATGGCTGCCGATTCGTTGGCTGAAACCATGATCACTAATATGTCTGGGTATTGATTTCTTAACCGAGCAAGACCTTCGAGACCTTTCGCGCCAGGAATAGATAAGTCCAAAAATACTAGCTCTGTCTCAGGATGCGCGAGCAACATCTCGAATAAGCTGTCTAAGGTACTGGCTTCTTTGATGGGGTCATGACCAATCGCTTGTGCAGCCGCTTGTTTGAGTGCGCTGCGAAATAATGGGTGGTCATCAGCGATGATTGCTTGCACCTGAGACATCCTTAACTAACTCCTAGTATCCGTTGTTATAGGGTATTTCCAAAACTACATCAAGTGATTGAGATAGCGAGGCTCTCTTGCAGCCTCGCTTTTGGCGCTAAAATCGATAACCCACGGTAAGCGAAACGGTTCTTGGGTCGCCAAAGTAGCCTATCAAGGTATTATCACCACCAAGCCCCGGCGTGTACTTACTCACATTACTCGGATCGCTCGGGTCTGGTGTCACGAATTGATAGCCTCCTATCATATATTCTTCATCGGTCAGGTTTTTCCCATGAAGACCAACACGCCAATTGCCATCTGTGCTATACCAATTAATACTCAGATTGACTAAACCATAGCTATCCTGCGTCAGTAGGCTATCTTCCTCAAATAAGACATAATCACCACGATGGTAGTAGCTGGCATTGAATACCCAATCGCCAATATCACTGTAGAGCTTGTATGTCGCGCCAAGGTTAAAAGTTAAATCAGGGGTGTTAGAAATACTAAAGCGGTCTGATTTGTCAAATGTCGCGCCCGTGTCTGGGTTAGTATCGAGTACCTCTTCGAAGTCGCTGTCTATATATCCTATTGCGGCGTCAAAACTCAGCGCCTCTGTAGCGACATAGCTCAGCTCGGCTTCAATACCGTTTGCTGTAGACTTACCAATATTGCCAAGTCGTTGGTTTAGATCGGCAGAGGTTGCACCGGGCAACACGGAAATATATTGGCGGTCTTTGTGATCTAACGTGAATAGCGTGATATTGGCTCTTAGGTTATCGTGCCACTCGCTTTTCATACCGATTTCGAATGAATCTACGATTTCAGGATCTGCAGCAGGCTCCGCAGTGCTGGCTCTGGGGTTGAAGGTGCCGGATTTAAACCCTTGAGCATAGCTGGCAAAGAACATAATATCGCGGTTGTATTGATATTCCACTCCCACTCTTGGCGTAAACCGTGACCAATCTTCTTCATCATCGAGCACTGATGGTACGAGCTCACCTGCAGGCCGTGTATAACCTGGGATCCAATTTGATTCGGGATACACGACATCAAAGACCAAACCATTGCTGACTTGTGCCTCTTTGCTGTCTTTAGTGTAACGAGCGCCCAATGTGAGCGACCACTGCTCTGCTAAATCAATGGTGCCTTGAATATACGCGGCTTTACTATTTGAGTTGTTACAACCACTGACTTCTCGCGTAAGACCCGGTGCGCCCAAGCTTTGTCCTAATACTTCCAAAATTGCTTGGAATTGGCCGCATGACTTACCATCGTAATAATATAGACCTGAGACAAATTTATAGCCGTTACCTGCATGGCTTAGCTGTATCTCATGCGTGGTTTGCTCGTCATCATAAATGGCGGGTACATCAAAGATCCGTAATGGCGTATTATCAAAGTCGATATTGGTTGGGGAGTAACTATCTCGGCTAGCACCGATGTATTTTAATGTGGTGGCGTCAGAAAGATCCCAGCGAGCGGTCAAACTATATCCCTCAAGCTCTACTTTATTCCAGGTTGGCATACTGGTGTAAGAATCAAATACGCTGTCAGGCACGGGGGCGTCAGTCAGTAAGCTCGGCAACAACCGATAACCCCCTTTAGAGTTGGAGTCATCGTCGGTTTTATCCCATGCTAAACGGAAGAACAAATCATCGCTTGGACGATATTCCAAGGTTAACCGCGCAGCTTGAATTTCTTTATTGTAGTTTTCCTTATCTTGGCCGGGTAGCGTTGAAACCTTGAACTCGCCAAAGCCATCTCGATTTAAAGTAGCAAAGCCATAACCTAGGTAGAGTGTATCTTCCACGAGCGGCAATTGACCTGTGATCTTAAGATCGCGTTGATTATAGCTACCTACCGTCCCCTCCACGTTAAATGTCGCATCGCCAGACATTTCCTTAGTGACATATTTTATTGCGCCACCAATGGTGTTTTTGCCATATAGAGTTCCTTGCGGTCCACGTAGTACTTCAATCTGTTGTACATCAAGGAGGTCGAGTACAGCCCCTTGCGGCCTTGCCAAATAAATGTCATCGACGTAAATGCCGACACCGGGTTCATAACCCCATAATGGGTCTTGTTGTCCGACACCACGAATAAAGGCAGTGAGGGTAGAGTTAGTGCCCCGGCTAGCTTGAAGTGTGGTATTGGGTGAAAACTGCTGGACTTCAGAAAGTACTGAAATGCCATTTTCGAGTAGATCGGTTTCACCGATAGAAGTCACTGCAACTGGAACGGTTTGAAGGTTTTCTACCGTCTTACGCGCAGTGACTTCAATGCGCTCTAGCTTGCCTTCTGATTGTGTTGCTTGTTCTGCTGCCGCTGGGCTGACTTGAGTTGCGAGTGTAATAGCCAACGCGATAGCTGAATATCTAGGTTGGTAAATGTTCATCCTGTGGTCCCTATTATTGTCATTTTGGGTGCTTGTTGTCACACCAAAGCATAGGGGAGTTGTAAAGTTTTTCTATTAGTACCTTAGTACTAATGCCTTGATACGCTAGGATTAACACGGGGTGTAGGGCTTCTATAACCTTAGTACTATGGTTTTTATTGCGCCTGCACGCCACACTGATATTCATCAACAGTATGCCCAACATATCAACTTATAACGGGCATTAATAACAATAAAAGGAAGCCCTGATGCTCAGTATGCTTGGACTGGCAGGAGGACTTGGCCTGCTTATTTGGCTAACTCTCCGTGGCGTAAACTTGTTTATCGCTGCTCCACTTTGCGCTTTATTGGTCGCATTAACGAGTGGCGTTGCGCTATTTCCTACAGAAGCTGTAGAAAGCAGCTTTCTTACACTCTATATGGATGGCTTTGCTGGCTTTTTGAGTGCTTGGTTTTTCATGTTCTTGCTTGGCTCTTTGTTCGGTAAGTTCATGGAAGACAGCGGTGCTGCCGACAGCGTCGCACGCTATATTGTCGACAAATTAGGTATGAAACATGCGGTATTAGCGGTGGTGATTGCCTGTGCTGTGTTAACGTATGGCGGTGTGAGTGTTTTTATTGTGGCTTTCTCTGTCTATCCTATGGCGCTCAGCTTGTTTAAAGATGCCAATTTACCAAGGCGCTTTATTCCCGCAACTCTGGCTTTCGGCTCAGTCACCTTTACCATGACTTCGGCAGGCTCCCCTGAAATTCAAAACTGGATCCCAATAAAATATTTGGGTACTTCACCTTATGCGGCTTGGGAAGTCAGTCTAGTGGTCGCTACATTTATGGCTATTACGGGTTATTGGTGGTTGAAAAAGATGATAGCCAAAGCGGTAGCCAATGGTGAGCACTTTGAGGCGAAAGAAGACGACCCTGAAATCCATGAACGTAACTATCCTCATCCAATCACTGGGGTACTGCCTTTAATCGTGGTGTTGATTTTATCTTTTACACTTCATGATGTGCTGCAGCAAAGTGCACTTATTGTGGCGTTGCTAGGCGGTGTACTCAGTATTGTCGCGATTAACTTTAAGCATTTTCACAACATGGGGGCCGCGATTAACTTAGGCACAACTGGGGCGCTAGTTGCTATCGGTAATACCAGTGCCGTGGTTGGTTTTGGTGCGGTAGCAAAAAACACCGAGGCATTTCAATTAGCGGTCGAAATGATGACACAAATGCCGGGTAATGAACTGCTTGGTGCGGCTGTAGCAGTCAGTGTGATAGCCGGTTTAACCGGTTCGGCATCCGGTGGACAAGCCATTGCGCTACCTTTAGTGGCACCGCACTACATCGATGCGGGTGTCAATCCAGAACAATTACATCGTGTTGTGGCAATTAGCTCAGGCGCTTTGGATACCTTACCGCACAACGGTTATGTGGTCACAACCATTCGCGCCATCTGTAAAGAAACACATCAACGAGCATATTGGTCCATGGCTGCGTTGACTGCGGTCGTGCCGCTGGTGGGCGTTGCCCTCGCATTAACCCTATTCATCTTATTTTAACGGAGTGATACAGCAATGAAGCGGATTTTCCTGTTACTCTTGTTCGTTGCCAGCAATATTGTCTATGGCAGTGAGACAAGCAAACCTATGTTGGTTGAAAAGCGAGCATTTACACTCGCGCATTTTACTACGGAGTCTGGAACCAGCATTCCTGACGTTAAGGTCGGCTGGGAAAGCTATGGCAAATTAAATGCCGACAAAAGCAATGCGATTTTGATCACGCATTTCTTTTCAGGCACATCTCACGCCGCGGGTAAGTATCGAGAGTCTGACGTGTTGGCAGGTTACTGGGATGACATTATCGGTCCGGGCAAAGCGATAGATACTAACAAATACTTCGTGATAAGCGCAGATACTTTGGTCAATGCAAACTGGCATAGTAAAGATGTGATCACGACGGGCCCAGCTTCCATTAATCCAAAGACGGGCAAACCTTACGGTTTGGATTTTCCCGTGGTGACCATCGGTGATTTTGTTGAAGTGCAAAAGCAATTATTGGATAGCCTAGGTATCGACAAGCTACATGCGGTGATGGGCGCGTCTATGGGATCTTTCCAAGCGTTAGAATGGTCGGTGCGCTACCCCGAAAAAGTGTCACGTTTAATTCATGTGATTGGCGCTGCAAAGATGGATGCTTGGACCGTTGCTGCGTTAGAGAAATGGGCTTTACCTATCCGACTTGATCCAAATTGGCAGGGCGGGGACTACTACGACGGGGAAAGGCCGCTTGCTGGACTGACGGCCACGATGCTTAATATTACTCAAGACGCGATGCACCCCGCTATTTATAACGCCAGTTTTCCAGACTTTATTGTGCTTGATCCCAAAGCAAAACAAGATATTCGTCAGCTTCCTAAACTCAGCCAAACGCTAGCCACGCGCGCACGAGCGAGGGCTGAAACGCAAGATGCGAATTCTATCTTGTACTTAGTCCGTGCCTCGCAACTATATACCGCAGGCATGCAAGGTAATTTTGATAGCGCTATCGATAAAATCACAGCAAAGGTTTTATTGATGCCTGCAAGCAATGACTTGTTATTAAGGCCTGAGCCCATTCGTAAGCTAGCAGAAACCCTAAAAGCCAAGAATAAAGACGTGCAAATTTCAGAGATAGAAGGCGTTTGGGGGCATTTAGACGGTATTTTTTCAATTCAATCACAGGCTGACACCATTGCTCAGTTCTTAGCAAAATAATCAAGGAGTGACGATGAAGACGGCGTTGATCACAGGGGCTGCAAGTGGCATTGGTCGCTATATCGCGATGGCCCTGAGCAAACAAGGTTACAGCTTATTGCTCGTAGATTTGAACTTAGCGCAAGCACAGACGGTAGCCGAGTCTATCGTCAGTGAAGGAGGAAATGCACAAGCGTTTGCGCTCAATATTGCCAATAAGCAAGACATCGCTGACTTTGTCCGTCAGCACGATAACATTGATGTGCTTATCAATAACGCAGGCGTGCAACATGTTGAAGCACTGGAGCATTATCCAGAAGATAAATGGCAATTGCTGCAAGACGTGATGCTAACAGGCCCCGCCATGTTGTGTAAGGCGGTATTGCCGCATATGCGCAAAGGCGGCTTTGGCCGCATCGTCAATATTGGTTCTATCCATGCTTTAGTCGCTTCTAAATATAAGTCTGCTTATGTCGCTGCAAAACATGGGTTGATGGGATTTGGCAAAGTATTGGCGCTGGAAACCGCGGACTGCGATATCACCGTGAACACTATTTGCCCCGCTTATGTAAAAACCCCATTGGTAGAACAGCAAATTACCGCGCAAGCGAAACAGCATGGGATCAGCGAAGATGAAGTGATAAACAATATTATGTTGGCGCCAATGCCGAAAAAGGCGTTTATAGGGTTGGATGAGATTGCCCATGCTGTCAATTTTTTACTCGCAAATGAGTCTCGCAACATTACTGGCCAAGCCATTGTGCTGGACGGCGGCTGGACAGTGCAATAGGAGGAATGATGGCTGGATTTGATAAGGTAGTCGTAAGCTACGAAGAAGCAATGGCAGGACTTTGTGATGGCATGACCGTGATTGCGGGAGGCTTTGGTTTGTGCGGGATCCCAGAAGGTTTGATAAGCCAAATACGCCACATGGGCACAAAGGACTTAACCGTGGTTTCTAATAACTGCGGAGTAGACGGGTTTGGTTTAGGGATTTTGCTTGAGGACAAGCAGATCCGCAAAATGGTGGCTTCCTATGTGGGAGAAAACACATTGTTTGAGCAGCAGTTATTGAGCGGAGTATTGGAAGTTGAATTAACTCCACAAGGGACACTTGCAGAAAAGATGCGCGCAGGTGGAGCCGGGATCCCCGCGTTTTATACCGCAACAGGCGTTGGTACACCCGTCGCTGAGGGCAAAGAGGTAAAAACGTTTGGTGATAGAGAATACATTTTAGAGCCGAGTATCACGGGAGATTTTGCCATTGTAAAAGCATGGAAAGCAGACCGTTTTGGCAACTGTGTTTATCGCCACACCGCCATGAACTTTAATCCAATGGCCGCAACGGCTGGAAAAATTACCATCGTTGAAGTGGAAGAAATTGTAGAGCCTGGCGAAATCGAACCGAGCCAAATTCATACCCCCGGAATTTATATCGACAGAGTGATTCTAGGGCAGTTCGAAAAACGCATCGAAAAACGTACTGTGAAGGAGCAAGCATAATGGCATTAACCAGAGAACAAATGGCCATGCGAGTGGCACAGGAATTAAGAGATGGGTTTTATGTCAACCTTGGCATTGGGATCCCCACGCTGGTGGCCAATTATGTGCCACAGGGCATGGATGTTATGCTGCAATCGGAAAACGGTTTATTAGGTATGGGCGCTTATCCGACCGAACAGGAAGTGGATGCGGATATGATCAATGCGGGTAAGGAAACCGTTACGGCCCGTACGGGAGCCGCCATTTTTAGTTCTGCAGAAAGCTTTGCAATGATCCGTGGCGGTCATGTGGACCTGACGGTGCTTGGCGCTTTTGAAGTAGATCAGCAAGGTAATCTTGCCAGCTGGATGATCCCAGGTAAGCTTATCAAGGGCATGGGTGGCGCGATGGATCTTGTCGCTGGGGCTAAAAATATAATTTGCACCATGACGCATGCGAATAAACAAGGCGAGTCCAAGCTGCTACAGCACTGCAGTTTACCGCTCACCGGCGTAAACTGTATCAATAAGATAGTAACTGATCTTGCGCTGCTTGAAGTCAAAGAGGGGGCATTTCATTTACTTGAGCGAGCTCCTGGTGTTAGCGTCGCGGAAATACAAGCCAAAACCGCAGGTATATTGATTTGCCCAGATGACGTACCGGAGATGGCGTTTAGCTAGGATTGCACCAAAGCTGAGTTACCACGCTATGCATGCAGCTGGCTGTAACGCGAGCTGCGCTACATTTGTTATTCCACGCTGCTGTCACATGGTGGCTTGTAACCAACATACCTTCTCAGTTATCTAAAAAATCCTATTTTTCTCTTAATTATCCCTCAGCTGCTTAGTATAAAGAAAATGCACTTTTATCTAGTACTTTATTATTGATTGTGGTTGCGATTTGTCACATAATTTGCGCCGCGTTTCAACGCGCTCTCAGCTGGGTTGTCGAGAGTTAATAATCACGTAAAGGAACTATATAATGACAAAAAATATCGTGCGTTTAGCACTAGCCTCTCTATTTACTATTTCTTTGACTGCTTGTGTTTCTACTTCTACTGAGGTTAAACAAAATACGGCATATGAATTTCCAATCACACTCTCAGCTCAACAACCTGTATTGATATTCCCGGTTTCGCTACATGGTGTTCCAGGAAACGACCGTGAAGTGGGTTTAGCAATTACCGCTGGCGTAACGGGAAAACATGGTGCGTCTGTTGTTTCAAGCCAACAGTTATATGATGTGGTTGGTAACTTATCTTGGACTGTGGGTGAAAACATGCGTAGGCATGTTAATCAAGGAAATTATGCGCTTACAGGTTCGGCTCAGCGCATTGCAGATGATCTTACCGGTGCAATACAAAAGCTGACTAAGACGCTAAAGTCGACAGGAGTGATCAAGGATAAAGGGTTTAACTTTAACAGAGTGATCGTACTGCATGTTGATAGTTCTGGTGGGATCCCAGTACCGGGCGTAAATCGTGTAACGGCATTTGGCGGGATCATCGATCTGGAGAATCAAGCAGTGGTTTCTTACATAGAAAAAGACTTGGTATTGGCTGATGGATATGATGCTGTATTGGCGCAAATGCCAATGGAAATGAATGGCATCATTGAAGATCTTATCAATAAAGGTTAAGCGTCTGGCTTTACACACAAAATGACCACGATATCAGGAAGCAATTTCCTGATATCGTGAGATTTATCCTCGCTGATGCTATCTGTTACGCGCTGCGTGCATTCATCTCAGCAATAAACTTGTTCGAATCTTCAATAGAGCGGTTCATATCTGCGATTAGGGCGCTAATATCACGCTTTAACCCCGTAAACTCACCTTTAATAGCGCTTACCGCTTGTGCATTTAGGTTGTGCTTAAGGTACAGCACATTATCTTGTAGTGAGTCGAGCACGGGCTGCATTTTGGCTTCACTACTGCGCATTGAGCGAAGTAAGCGTTCAAATTGGCGTTGTGTTTGACTTAATTGCTTAGCACTCTCGCGTTTCAGGTTTGCACTCGAATATTGCTCAAGTTCATCTTGCCACTCGTCAAATAGTGCGTTTGCCACGTCTTCCACTTTGTCTATATTGCTACTTACTTCAGCTGCAGCGGCAAGGGATGATTGGTAGTCATCGTTAAGCAGGTTATAGGCTTCTTGTAATTCACCACCGTTAAAATTAATTAAGGTGGTGAGTCTTTCCAATGCCGATTGAAACTCTTTTTGCGATTCCTCTTGGGACTCCTTTGTTTCTTCGACACGATCAACCAATATCTCGCGTTTATGCACACCGAACTTTTCCATGGTGGCGTAATAGGCACTTTGGCAACCAGTAACGAGTAAAAGTAACACTGCGCTTAAGGTGAGTTTCTTCATTTGCACTCCCGGGCTCTAGAAGGTCAATAATCAGTAAGTGGCCATGTGACCATTTAGCACTATAAATTATGGCGGGGATTGTTATGATGTGTAAAGTGATCCATGAATATTAACTTGATTATGATGCAAAGAATAACCGAAATGAAGGTCGTAGCACTGCGATTCTTACATTCTCAGCCTAGCTGGTGGCGCCGCTATAGTAAGCGGTGTATTGAGGACCAGATCACGGTCAACGCCGGCTATTTAGCGTATGTCACTCTGTTATCCTTAGTTCCCTTAGTTGCGGTGGGTGTAGCAATTTTTTCGGCGTTTCCTGGATTTGAAGATACGCGTTTTGCAATTGAAAATTTTGTGTTCAATAATTTTGTGCCAACATCGACGGACACCATTAAAGAGCACATCAGTGCGTTTACTGGCAATGCGAATAAGATGACAGCTGTGGGGGTGAGCTTTTTGGCCGTCGTGGCTTTGTTACTTATTCGTAATGTTGACACCACACTCAACCGAATTTGGCGAGTGAAGCAAAAGCGTCCATTGATGATTTCGTTTGCGATTTATTGGATGGTGCTCACGCTTGGCCCTGTGCTATTGGGCGCGAGTATTGGTATGACATCTTATATCGTTTCTTTAGTGACATTTGCCGATCAAGGGATCCCAGGGTTTAGTGGTGCACTAATTAAGATGTTGCCCTATTTAATTTCTATGGTTGGCTTCATCATGCTCTATACTTTAGTACCAAATACCAGTGTGTCATTTCGAGCCGCGGTTCCTGGTGCTTTGTTTGCAGCTTTGTTATTTGAACTAACGAAAAAAGGCTTTGCATTATACATTAGCCATTTTCCCTCATACGAAGTTATCTACGGGGCGCTCGCAACAGTACCTATTCTTTTTGTTTGGGTATATTTATCTTGGATAGTGGTGTTGTTAGGCGCGGAGTTTACTGTGTGCTTAACCCAAGATATGGAAGCCGCAGGATTAGATACGAGCTCGGAGTTTGACCCACCAGACGCGCAGGGACTTTAGCTTTTACCGATAACGGTTAGCTTAAGCCCCCAAGGGGGAGTTATGAGCTTATTGTATCAACATGGCGATGCTTTGCGTCGCTTTCATCTCGCGGTAGGTGAAGGGCATCAATTGGGCATAGAGGAATATGGCTGCAGTGATGGCACACCACTTATCATGCTGCATGGTGGCCCAGGTCAGGGCCATTCTCGTAATGTACTTGGTTACTTCAATCCGCAAAAATACCGCATTATCCTGTTTAGTCAGCGAGGCTGTGGCAACTCAACCCCTACTGACTTTAGCAATATAAATACCGCGAACCTGCTGAAAGATATTCACACCATTCGTGCGCATTTAGGACTGCAAAAGATTGTACTCGCCGGGGAATCTTTCGGTGCCATGCTGGCACTTCTTTATGCTGAGCAGCATCGTGAAGATGTCTCGGGGATGGTGTTGTGGTCGAGTTTTTTGGGTAATGAGGCGGATCTTCATTGGCTTTATGGTAGCCAAGGTGCCCCCGCGCAAATTTATCCAGAGCAGTATCTTGCCTTTGCACAAGGTGCACAAACTGTGGAATCCTTGCTAGACCATTATCATTCGGCACTCTTTGGCGAGAATGAGTTACTCAAAAGAAAAGCGGCACAGCGCTGGTGTGAGTGGGATAACCTGATCACAACGGATAGCGATACACAAGGTATTAGGCTCTGCAAAGCAGACAAACAGCTCAGCAAAGCACAGCATATGGTGCATTTTTTTAGTCACCAGTGCTTTATTAAAACACAGCAAATTACAGCAGATGCACATCAGCTCAATCACTTACCTATCTGGTTTATTCACAGTCGGCATGATTTAATGTGTCGATACGCACCAGTTCATCAGTTAGCGCAAAGCATTAAGGCGCAGTTGCTGATTTTAAATGGGGTTGGGCATTGTTGTGCTAACCTCGTTTACGCAGAAGCAATAAGGCGAGCGGCTGATCTATTACTGTGCAAAATTCAGCATCATTAGCAGTCACAAGAGGTAGGTAGTGCAAGGACTAATTCAAAGGGTCAGCGAAGCAAAGGTAGAAGTAGAAGGTGAGGTTGTAGGTCAAATCGATCAGGGGATATTGTTATTATTAGGCGTTGAAAAGTCGGATACGGAGCAAACGGCGGACAAGTTACTGCACAAGGTAAGCAACTACCGTATTTTTACTGACGACAAGGGGAAAATGAATTTAAGTTTAAAAGACATTGAAGGCGAACTATTGGTTGTATCGCAATTCACCTTGGCGGCAGACACCAAAAAAGGCATGAGGCCAAGTTTTTCGAGCGCAGGAACACCTGAGCAAGCGAATACACTCTACGAATACTTTGTGGCTCAAGCGAAGGCTGCAGGGTTGAAAGTCGCGACGGGACAATTTGCTGCGGATATGAAGGTGAGTTTACTGAATGACGGCCCTGTGACTTTTAATTTTAGTGTTGAATAGTGATTTGACGTAAAAGTCTAAGATCAACAAATGCTAGCGCTTAATTTCGATAATCATATTGGCGTAGTCTGGCACTTTTTCGATAAAGGGCTTTTTACCAAAGTTGGTAATTAATAAATGTTGAAGTTGCTTGAGCTGCGACTCATGCTCAGTTAAAAAGTTGATATACAGTCGGCCTCCATCATTAATGGCAGCTCTGAGTAGGCGATAAAACTGGTGCTGAAACAAGAAGATGGGAGGTTCAAGTTCGCTAAATAAGTCGAGCACAATCCAATCGTAGCGTTTGCCTTGTTGCAACGCTTTAAATACATCAACACAATTAACATCGCACAAAGGGTCGCCACCAAAGTAGCGTTTGTAACAATGGATCACATCAGGGTTGTTATCTATGGTGGTAATGTGACAATTTGGATAAGTGGCATTGAGGTAATCACGGATTGCACCTGCGCCAAGACCCAGCTCTAATACGCTGGTTGGCGGGGTGACTTGCTGCCAGCGACTGGCGAATGTTTTTAAATGAGGAAATAACAAGTGCTCCGGGTGGTTTAACTCCACAACGGATTGTAATGTGTTATTTATCAGAAGCCATCTTAACGATTTATCTTGGCGCACTTGGATGCTATTTCTGCCTTGTTTATGCCAATATAGCAAGTGTCCTAGCTGGTGGCTCCGGTCCACAAAATCGTTGCTGATAGTGCCTGAATGCGTAATAAATTCTCCCATGATAACATCAGCATAGACGAGGATTTTGTGAATGCCAGCTTGTCCATCAGTTTTTACACTAAAGGATAAGAGTTTTGGCGCATTTTATTCCCTACACTGAGCTTATCTTGTAGGGTGTATCCGTACTAGATTCAAAGTCGTTTAACAGGCTAATAACAAAACAGGAGTCAGTGATGTTTGAGGTAACTTCACCACAAAGCAGCGAAGATTGGCAAGCCTATTACCAGTTACGCTGGCAGGTGTTAAGAGCGCCATGGGATCAACCTCGTGGCAGCGAACAGGATGATTTAGAACAAGAAGCTGAACATCGCTACATTAAAAATAATGATGGTGAAGTGCTAGGCGTAGCTAGGCTCCATTTTAACAATCATAAGCAAGCACAAGTACGCTATATGGCCGTTGCAGAAGGGCATCGAGGTCATCACTTAGGTAGTCGTTTGCTACACGAGCTTGAGGTTATTGCTTGGACGCAAAAAGCAGAAGAGCTGGTTTTGTTCGCTCGCGAGCGCGCGTTATCATTTTACGAGCGTCATGGCTACGAAGTGGTTGAAAAGGCACATTTGGCCTATGGCGATGTGCAGCACTGGAAGATGGTAAAACAACGTCCTACGGAGCCAGGCTGGTTTAGGCAGCCAGATTGGACCCATGTATTACAAAATACTTGGCGTGAGTCTATTCCAATCAGTGATGCGATGGGGATTAAAGTAGAAAGCTATACAGACTGGCAGTTTTCCACTAAGGCTGACTTAAAAGCGAACCTTAACTTACACAACTCGATGTTTGCAGGCTCTATATATAGCATGGCGACGCTAACGGGCTGGGGGGCGACTTATTTAGCACTTAAAGAGCTTGGGTTAGAGGGAGATATTGTGTTGGCTGATGCCAATATT
This portion of the Pseudoalteromonas sp. GCY genome encodes:
- a CDS encoding response regulator transcription factor, with amino-acid sequence MSQVQAIIADDHPLFRSALKQAAAQAIGHDPIKEASTLDSLFEMLLAHPETELVFLDLSIPGAKGLEGLARLRNQYPDILVIMVSANESAAIISQCIALGASAYIPKSSSLEVISDAIKLVIEGETWLPEIVDFAPENDSEQAQFARNLEKLTPQQYRVLTMIADGLLNKQIAYAMSIQETTIKQHVSAILKKLNVYNRTQAGILFNQLATDVHLDDEASA
- a CDS encoding TonB-dependent receptor, with product MNIYQPRYSAIALAITLATQVSPAAAEQATQSEGKLERIEVTARKTVENLQTVPVAVTSIGETDLLENGISVLSEVQQFSPNTTLQASRGTNSTLTAFIRGVGQQDPLWGYEPGVGIYVDDIYLARPQGAVLDLLDVQQIEVLRGPQGTLYGKNTIGGAIKYVTKEMSGDATFNVEGTVGSYNQRDLKITGQLPLVEDTLYLGYGFATLNRDGFGEFKVSTLPGQDKENYNKEIQAARLTLEYRPSDDLFFRLAWDKTDDDSNSKGGYRLLPSLLTDAPVPDSVFDSYTSMPTWNKVELEGYSLTARWDLSDATTLKYIGASRDSYSPTNIDFDNTPLRIFDVPAIYDDEQTTHEIQLSHAGNGYKFVSGLYYYDGKSCGQFQAILEVLGQSLGAPGLTREVSGCNNSNSKAAYIQGTIDLAEQWSLTLGARYTKDSKEAQVSNGLVFDVVYPESNWIPGYTRPAGELVPSVLDDEEDWSRFTPRVGVEYQYNRDIMFFASYAQGFKSGTFNPRASTAEPAADPEIVDSFEIGMKSEWHDNLRANITLFTLDHKDRQYISVLPGATSADLNQRLGNIGKSTANGIEAELSYVATEALSFDAAIGYIDSDFEEVLDTNPDTGATFDKSDRFSISNTPDLTFNLGATYKLYSDIGDWVFNASYYHRGDYVLFEEDSLLTQDSYGLVNLSINWYSTDGNWRVGLHGKNLTDEEYMIGGYQFVTPDPSDPSNVSKYTPGLGGDNTLIGYFGDPRTVSLTVGYRF
- a CDS encoding GntP family permease produces the protein MLSMLGLAGGLGLLIWLTLRGVNLFIAAPLCALLVALTSGVALFPTEAVESSFLTLYMDGFAGFLSAWFFMFLLGSLFGKFMEDSGAADSVARYIVDKLGMKHAVLAVVIACAVLTYGGVSVFIVAFSVYPMALSLFKDANLPRRFIPATLAFGSVTFTMTSAGSPEIQNWIPIKYLGTSPYAAWEVSLVVATFMAITGYWWLKKMIAKAVANGEHFEAKEDDPEIHERNYPHPITGVLPLIVVLILSFTLHDVLQQSALIVALLGGVLSIVAINFKHFHNMGAAINLGTTGALVAIGNTSAVVGFGAVAKNTEAFQLAVEMMTQMPGNELLGAAVAVSVIAGLTGSASGGQAIALPLVAPHYIDAGVNPEQLHRVVAISSGALDTLPHNGYVVTTIRAICKETHQRAYWSMAALTAVVPLVGVALALTLFILF
- a CDS encoding E22 family MetX-like putative esterase — translated: MKRIFLLLLFVASNIVYGSETSKPMLVEKRAFTLAHFTTESGTSIPDVKVGWESYGKLNADKSNAILITHFFSGTSHAAGKYRESDVLAGYWDDIIGPGKAIDTNKYFVISADTLVNANWHSKDVITTGPASINPKTGKPYGLDFPVVTIGDFVEVQKQLLDSLGIDKLHAVMGASMGSFQALEWSVRYPEKVSRLIHVIGAAKMDAWTVAALEKWALPIRLDPNWQGGDYYDGERPLAGLTATMLNITQDAMHPAIYNASFPDFIVLDPKAKQDIRQLPKLSQTLATRARARAETQDANSILYLVRASQLYTAGMQGNFDSAIDKITAKVLLMPASNDLLLRPEPIRKLAETLKAKNKDVQISEIEGVWGHLDGIFSIQSQADTIAQFLAK
- a CDS encoding 3-hydroxybutyrate dehydrogenase; the protein is MKTALITGAASGIGRYIAMALSKQGYSLLLVDLNLAQAQTVAESIVSEGGNAQAFALNIANKQDIADFVRQHDNIDVLINNAGVQHVEALEHYPEDKWQLLQDVMLTGPAMLCKAVLPHMRKGGFGRIVNIGSIHALVASKYKSAYVAAKHGLMGFGKVLALETADCDITVNTICPAYVKTPLVEQQITAQAKQHGISEDEVINNIMLAPMPKKAFIGLDEIAHAVNFLLANESRNITGQAIVLDGGWTVQ